A genomic segment from Cyprinus carpio isolate SPL01 chromosome A22, ASM1834038v1, whole genome shotgun sequence encodes:
- the LOC109046577 gene encoding PDZK1-interacting protein 1 yields the protein MGKSVTVLHWLVLTLGLVAAQAEKAEQALPNWLTGIIAVAVFLFLVFIVFLVNKAWCETPSEPEAVPTEYAMTNGSTCETSLDAVRSSEDPKAYENAIVHQTDEKVTKM from the exons ATGGGGAAATCAGTCACAGTGCTTCACTGGCTTGTCCTCACTCTGGGACTAGTTGCGGCTCAAGCAG AGAAAGCTGAGCAAGCTCTGCCAAACTGGCTCACGGGAATCATCGCCGTTGctgttttcctttttcttgtcTTCATCGTCTTCCTTGTGAACAAAGCCTGGTGTGAAACCCCAAG CGAACCAGAAGCAGTGCCCACCGAATACGCCATGACTAATGGATCAACATGTGAAACCAGTCTGGACGCAGTCAG GAGCAGTGAAGACCCTAAAGCATATGAGAACGCGATAGTTCACCAAACAGATGAAAAAGTGACCAAGATGTAA